Proteins found in one Pyrus communis chromosome 15, drPyrComm1.1, whole genome shotgun sequence genomic segment:
- the LOC137718659 gene encoding glutaredoxin-C6-like, with protein sequence MQGLRRCSNDAVHLGLSPAPTSPSPPAPTNKSSSTLSIDVAESAETRIRRLISEHPVIIFSKSSCYMCHVMKKLLATVGVHPTVIELDNHEIAALPYDDQQQQSCNTPPAVFIGGTCVGGLESLVALHLSGHLVPKLVQVGALCV encoded by the coding sequence ATGCAAGGCCTACGGCGTTGCTCCAACGACGCCGTCCACCTCGGCCTCTCACCCGCCCCGACCTCGCCGTCCCCACCCGCTCCCACAAACAAGTCTTCCTCAACTCTCTCCATCGACGTCGCCGAGTCCGCCGAGACCCGCATCCGCCGCCTCATCTCCGAGCACCCCGTCATCATATTCAGCAAAAGCTCCTGCTACATGTGTCACGTCATGAAGAAGCTCCTCGCCACCGTTGGCGTCCACCCCACCGTCATCGAATTGGACAATCATGAGATCGCTGCTCTCCCCTACGACGACCAACAACAACAGTCTTGTAATACTCCGCCAGCCGTTTTCATCGGCGGCACTTGTGTCGGCGGCCTCGAGTCCCTCGTCGCCCTCCACCTCAGCGGCCACCTCGTCCCTAAACTCGTCCAAGTCGGTGCCCTCTGCGTATGA